One Bythopirellula goksoeyrii genomic window, TTGCGTCTGCCAACCCCGGCTACGCTCCATCCGATGGTAAGCGGCGCGAGAGCCCTTAGCTGTCTGAACGGCTTTCACGGCAGGCGTAAAGGCGATGTCGCTCGGTATCGTAGACATGAGGTGCTCCTTACTGATGAGGACGGTGGGTGCGGAAAGACGATTCACTCGTCGAAGTGCGCATTGAGGAATATCCGTCAGTTGTTTCTCACTTAACGCAGAGCACCACGGCCGGCTCGGCGGGGCGAGGTTCACCTAACGGCCAATGGAATTTCCGCTCCGACTCGGTGATGGAAAGGTCATTGATGCTCGCCTCGCGGCGTCGCATCAGCCCCTCGGGGTCGAACTCCCAAAGCTCGTTCCCGTAGGCTCGCCACCAATGGCCGTCGGCGTCGCGATACTCATACTGGAAGCGAACCGCGATCCGGTTGCCTTCGAACGCCCACAGGTCCTTCATGAGGCGATAGTCTCGTTCTATGTCCCATTTGCTGCTGAGGAACTCGCGAATTTTGTCGCGACCCTGAAGGAACTGGTTGCGGTTTCGCCAAGTTGAATCCTCGCTGTAAGCGAGTGATACGCGGTTAGGGTCTCTAGAGTTCCAAGCATCTTCTGCGGCTCGGACCTTCGCTGTGGCTGTCTCCCGTGTGAAGGGAGGACGAATGGAAGTGGATGTGGACATGATTTCTTTCCAGGTTTGTGTAAAAGGAAATCCACCCGGACCTCCGCGTTCGACGGCCCTAGGCAGAATTGAGTCAGACGGTGCAGCCACAGGCAGTCGAGCAGGCTGCTGCTTCCGACTCCTCGGTGGCGAGCGGCGCCGCGGCTGGAAAGTCGACGTCGGTCTCCGCGAGATTGTTGAGGTAATTGGTGAAGACGTTAAGCGCGACGTGCGCCACCACTTCAGTGACCGCATCGTCGTTAAAGCCGGCGGCACGGAACGCATCAAGTTGCTCGTCGTCAACACGACCACGAGACTTGACGACCGCGTCGGCAAAGCGAGCCACCGCGCGGCTCAATTCGTCATAGCCGTCTGCACGGCGGGCGGCCTCGATCGCCTCGGGTGATAGACCGACCATCTTGCCGATCGTGGAGTGGGCGGCGAGGCAGTACTCACAATCGTTCGCTTGAGCGACGGTGAGTGCAACAATCTCACGTTGCTTTGGATCGAGGCCGCCGCCAGCGCTAAGCGCACCGGAAAAATCCAGGTACCCACGCAACGCGGCGGTGGAATTGCCCAAAACACGGAGCAGGTTCGGAACTCGGCCGAGCTTCGATTTGACGGATTCAAACAGTTCAGCCTGCTGCGGATTGGCTTGGTCGGGAGCGATTTGGGGGAGTCGTGACATGGTTCTTTCCTTGCGATTAACAATGGTTTCGGGACTACAGACGAGTCTGATGCTCATCGGAATTCACCAATTGCAGAAGACGTGCCAATCCCTCTTCGTACGTCGTAAGTGATTTCTATATTGACGGTTACGGACTTCTGTGGCATTTGTAGATGGCCACGATATTTCGTCGAACAACGAAATGTCATGGCAAGAGAAACGAAATTTCGTTATCGTAGTGGCATGGCCGCTTTGAAATACCAAACGCCGCTGTTCGACGATCCGAAACAGCTCCTGTTGGACCTTGCACAAGAACGTGACTTGGCATCGCTCCTCAAGTTGCTCGTGACACGAATCGGCAACTCGGAGTCGGTCGCGTTGGTGCGTCTCTGGCTGGTAAGACCTGGCGACATATGTCAGACGTGCGCGCTACGAGACGAATGTTCTGACCGCTCGCAATGTCTCCATTTAGTGGCCAGCCAAGGTCGGTCATTCGCCGAGCCGGAAAAAGACCTTACGCGTCTCGACGGTCGCTTTCGCCGATTTCCGATCGGCGTACGCAAAGTCGGGCGGATCGCGCTGACCGGCGAAGCGATCGAAGCGCCCGACTTGGCCGAAATGCCAGAGTGGATCGCAGACCCCGAATGGGTACGCGCTGAGGGCATCACGGGGTTTGGAGGGCAACCACTTAGCCATCATGGGATGGTGTTGGGAGTGCTCGGTGTGTTCAGCCGAGTTAAAATCGGCGACGAGTGCTTCAACTGGCTGCGGATGATTGCCGACCACGCTGCGGTCGCGATCGCCCATTCCTACGCTTGGGAGGAGGTTCAGCAGCTTCGTAAACGACTGGAGGAGGAGAACGAATACCTGCAACAAGAGGTCGCTTTGGAGCAGGGATTTGGCGAGATGCTTGGAACCAGCCCGGCCTTGAGGAATGTCGCGCAACAGATTGATCTTGTGGCTCCCACCGATTCGACGGTGCTCATTCTGGGCGAGAGTGGTGCCGGAAAGGAACTTGTCGCGCGAGAGCTGCACCGGCGTAGCGGCAGGGCCGACCGCCCTCTTATTAAGGTGAACTGCGCAGCCGTTCAGCGCGAGCTTTTTGAGAGCGAGTTTTTCGGGCATGTTAAAGGCGCATTCACTGGCGCACTCCGCGACCGTTTGGGACGATTTGAACTTGCCGATGGAGGAACCCTGTTTCTCGACGAGGTTGGCGAGGTGCCGCTCGACCTGCAGAGCAAGCTGCTCCGAGTGCTCCAGGAAGGCGAGTTCGAGCGTGTTGGCGAGGAGAAAACGCGGCGAGTGGATGTGCGAGTAATAGCAGCAACTAACCAAGACTTACGCGAAGAATCGCGGCATCGCCGATTCCGTGAAGATCTTTACTACCGCCTAAGTGTGTTTCCTGTCGCGCTGCCACCCCTGCGTGAGCGGCAGGAAGACATCGGGCTGTTGGCAGATCATTTTTTGCAGGGTGCGTCGCGCCGGTTCGGCGTCGATCCTCCAAGATTGACCAAGGCCGTGGTGCGACATCTTGAGCAGTACAACTGGCCCGGCAACATACGTGAGCTGCAGCACGTGATCGAGCGAGGAGTAATCCTGTCGCAAGGTGGGCCGCTGCGCGTGAGTCTGGATGAGAAGCCCATCGATCCAGGAAAGTCGTCAGCAGTTTCAGAATCAGAGTTGCTCACTGACGCTCAGATTCGCGAGATAGAGAGGACAAACCTGCGCCGTGCTCTCGACGTGGCGGATGGAAAGGTTTACGGACCAGGTGGCGCTGCCGAACTCTTGGGGGTCAAACCTACAACGCTCAACTCTCGACTTAGGTCGATGGGCATCAAAAGGAAATACACAAGATAATTCGCCAGTCCCTTCGACATCGTTGCATCGGCTGCCGGACCTGACTTCTGACTCCACCAAACAGTGGGAATTTGTCAAAAACGAATCAGCGTTCGTTGGCAAGAATTTAGCCAGTATCGAGAGAGATTAAGCGCCCGCTGCAAGTTTCGCTGTTTGCAAACTGCAATCGGATGCTTAACCCGCCCGCTAGGTATACTTGACTCACAACACTGCGGTAATTTCGACCGACGACAGTTAGGGACTGAATCTTGCGCAAACAGGCTGATGAAGCTCGTTGTGCTGCGACAGCGTTGCCAGTTGGTTTATCCTAATACAGCTTCGCCCTGCTCCTTACCTACCTCAGCCCGAAACGTCGAAGTTGATCGCCCCATCCCAAAAGCACTCAGGAGGGACTTCCGGAGCTGACTTCCCCCCAGTCCCCAGATCCCAGCCCCCCTCCCGAGAAAATTTCCTCTCGTTTTTGGCCACCCAATCTGCTATAGTGAACGCCTGTATATATTCGCTATGTCTGTTGCAAAACCCTCCCCGCTCGACTACTCGCGACCCTCCCAAGGGGAGGGTGTAGTAAAATTACCCTCCGTCGGGAGGGTCGGACGCGGTAGCGGCCGGGGAGGGGTTTTGGGATAGAGTCCCCAAACCCCAGGAGCCACTATCATGAACTCACCACAGTCACCGCGACCTGTTGGGCGACCGCGTGTGTTGGCTGATCCCATCAAGCGACGTGAAGTCTGCTCTTTGATCGGGGTCGGCGCGGGATACGACGAAGCGGCCAGACACGTCGGTTGAGATTAGCACCAATGCCCAAACGCACTATCACAAACGTCTGACGGAACTCTATTACATTCTTGAAGGCGAAGGAGAAATGGAACTAGACGGTCAGCGCCACCCTGTGAAACCAGGCGACGCCATCCTCATCCAACCCGGCTGCCGCCACAGAGCCATCGGCCGCCTGAAAGTGCTAAACGTCCCGGTCCCCGCCTTCGACCCGGAGGATGAGTGGTTCGATTGAAGCTCAGAACCTATCCCAGAACCGATTTTTCTCAAAAGTAGCTTGGGTCCCCGACCCGAGATTTAGAGCATTTGTCCAAACGGGACGGGGTCCCATTCTACGTTTTGGGATAGGCACTTGGTGCATGTCCCAAGAATTCGCCGTAGAATGGGGCCAGCTAGTGGAACTTAGGATAAGGCATACAAGAGTCAGCTCTTCCTCTCTTAAGAATAAGGGCGCATCTACCGAGGTTGTCAACACCGCCAGCAGTTGGGCAACAGGAGAAGCTGCTGAAGTTGGTCCACCCGCTGGCAGTTCGAGGAAACTCAAACTGAGCGAGGTTGTGCACACCTCCGCTGGTCAGCAACTGCCAACTTCCGCGTGATGAAGGAGAAGCTTGCCACCGCTACTAGCAATAGGGTCGCTCGGGCATAGCAATAGGGTCGCTCGGGCAAGCGTTGGCCGAACGAAACTAAAGCCCCATCTTGGTTTGACTGCGAAATGCGCTTCTCTAGGCCGCCTCGCCTCTCAGTCAGAGAAAACGCTTTAATCAAAGCTACCAGTTAACGGTTCATTATTTCTTCGAGTCGCGCGATGCGGCGATCGAGTTGCAAGATTTCTTCGTATAATCGATGTGTCTCCCAGTGCAAGTGATCGACGAGTGACAAAGTGCTCACTGGATCACTAGTCATCTTCATCCGCAATCTGCAGACCTCCGCGTAACTTCTTAGTCTCTCAAGTTCTACATCGGTAATCAGGTTTTCATTTTTACTTCTCAATGATTCGGCAATCTTAAGATCAAAGTTGGCCAATTCTGATTGTAATGCAATATGTTGTAGGATCGACTGGCTATAATCGGCTCCATGTTCCGCATGGGAAAGATTCAGCTCAGCGAATCGAACTTGCAAAAGCAGTCGTGAGATGTCGTAATCAGTAACAGATTTGCTGACCAGACGGTTCTGTTCACGGGCCTCAGCAACCTCTGCTTTGGCAAGTCTTAGACAGGCGCGGGCGTAAGCAACTGAGAGATTATCTTCTGGAATGTTTTGGGAAGGGGAGCCTTGTGGTGACGCAGACCCACGTTCAACCGTGTTGTTACCCTGCTGTTGCGTTGATGCCGTTGAGCAAATCGCTAATACGATGATTGAACTTGCAAGTAAAAGCGTTTTGTGAGTGAACATGATTCTGGCCCTCCTTATCTTAGGTATCAGGTTTCAGACGGCCACCTTGCTCGCCAATCGTAGCCGAGTCGACTATTCGAGGACTTCACAGGCACGAAGTCGTGATTTCGTCAGATCTCGGTATGACATGCAGACTTGAGATCACCATGCTTTGCCTTCGCAAGCCTTGTACCAATCCATGGAGTCCATCAGCAACTATGGATAATTAGGTGGATGAAAGTCGAACGCGGCAATCATGATGGTCCAAAAACATTCAATTGATTCAACTGGCCTTCCGCCAACGCAAAACTCTGTGAACCAGCACGGCCAGCACATGAAATAAAGCTGGTGCGGCCAGCATGAAGACAATTGGGTTTGGAAGCTGATTGACACACATCCGGCACCAAATCCAGTAACCGGCCATTGCACAAAGAGCTATCATACTACCAGTGAGTTCAAATCTATTCTTCCAGGCGAGCAAATAACCGACAAAGACTACCAAGATTAGCGCGATTTGCTCCCATTCGGCTATCACCAGGTTGGCGGACAACCTCGGATCGGTAAGAAAACCAACCGCAAACAGGATCGCGGCAACGACCGATCCCCATCGGGCAATCGAGCGATTCACTTTTTCAATTTCAGTGATAGTTGAGTTATTCATCGTACACCTCCTTTCCCGTTGAAGGCCTACGTCTCCCACCGTCCGTCAAGACCCCAGTGGCAGACTAAGGTATCTGAAAGTGACTTTCTGAGAATTGTTCGTCTAGTGTCGTCTTTTCCTGCACAATCGCATCAAGTTCCCCCTTGTCGACCCAGCACCCTAGGCATTGATTGCAGCGATCAATCCTTATTGGATGCATGAACGTGTAAGATACTTTTTGCAATCGACCTTTTGGGCACCGCGGGCACCGCATGTAGCCTCCACTTGTTACGTCGTTGTTTAATGAGGCATCATCTATTTCCTGGATATGACTCTCGATATTCGAAAGTTTCAGCCCACAAATGGCTTCAAGCTTATGGAATTCGAGCCAAATCCCCGAACATTCAAGGCACTTGTGAAGTCGGATGCCATCAATCTTAGCTCTCGCTAATTGTGATTCGTCACGTGGGCATTTCATGTCACACCTCCTTTTCAACTCGATCCTTTAGTATTGAGAGTTGACATAGACCCTCAAATGCTCATTCGATAGAGTCCGTCTCTAATCAAAGGAAGTTTTCCTCTTGAGCTTCTTAAGTCATTACCTTCCTGACGATGTTTTCCGCCATTTAAATGGAGAATGCATAGAGTCCCGCAAGGGCCGCCACGACAGTGATCGTGATCAGCAGAGTGCGGAGACTGAATCGCACTTCACGGTTTCGAAAATGCCAAAAAATGATTCCAGGTGTTGCAAAGCCTACCGCTGCAGCCAACCACAAGAAGCAAGTGGCCAGAGTTCCACCGTAGTACTCGTAGTTGTCGTGATACTTGAGTCCGAGATTCATGAAGAAAGTCATGCTATACATCACTCCAGCAACACCGCCGGCAAGCATAACAAAGACAATACCCATAAAGGTAAGTACCTTATTAAGCGTCGATTTCGATTGGTGAATAGCTTGAGTAGGCACGGTTCACATCCTCTCGTAGACGATGCCCAGTTCGTCGGCCTTGGCTTCATCCGCCCGAGCCTTCTCCTTTTCACCAAGGGCGTAATATGCAGACCCACGGGCGGCATAAAATACGGAATTCTCGGGATCGAGTTCAATTGCCCGATTGAAGTCGGCAATCGCTTTCAAGTATTCGAAATTTGCACAATGCAATATCGCACGATGGTAATACGCTTCTGCATAGTTTGGGTCGATCCGGATGGCCTGAGTGAGATCTTGAATTCCCTTTTCATAGGCAAGCAAATGCCCCCGAACCTTTCCTCGCTCTGTGTAGAGCATCGCCGATAGTGGGTTCAGGCGGAGTCCGGCGTCACAGTCCTCTAGTGCTTTTTCGAATTCAATTAGTTTGTCCCAGCAAGATGCACGAGCACCATAGTAGACTTCGTTGTCAGGGTCTAAGCGGAGTGCTTCGGTATAATCGGCTATGGCCTTTCGATATTCTTTTTTCTCAGACCAACAGACTCCGCGGCCAGCAAAAATGGTCGACCTCCAATAGTCGTCGGCATCGAGTTCCAAGAATAGCGTGTAGGACTC contains:
- a CDS encoding cupin domain-containing protein, whose translation is MSTNAQTHYHKRLTELYYILEGEGEMELDGQRHPVKPGDAILIQPGCRHRAIGRLKVLNVPVPAFDPEDEWFD
- a CDS encoding sigma-54-dependent Fis family transcriptional regulator, coding for MARETKFRYRSGMAALKYQTPLFDDPKQLLLDLAQERDLASLLKLLVTRIGNSESVALVRLWLVRPGDICQTCALRDECSDRSQCLHLVASQGRSFAEPEKDLTRLDGRFRRFPIGVRKVGRIALTGEAIEAPDLAEMPEWIADPEWVRAEGITGFGGQPLSHHGMVLGVLGVFSRVKIGDECFNWLRMIADHAAVAIAHSYAWEEVQQLRKRLEEENEYLQQEVALEQGFGEMLGTSPALRNVAQQIDLVAPTDSTVLILGESGAGKELVARELHRRSGRADRPLIKVNCAAVQRELFESEFFGHVKGAFTGALRDRLGRFELADGGTLFLDEVGEVPLDLQSKLLRVLQEGEFERVGEEKTRRVDVRVIAATNQDLREESRHRRFREDLYYRLSVFPVALPPLRERQEDIGLLADHFLQGASRRFGVDPPRLTKAVVRHLEQYNWPGNIRELQHVIERGVILSQGGPLRVSLDEKPIDPGKSSAVSESELLTDAQIREIERTNLRRALDVADGKVYGPGGAAELLGVKPTTLNSRLRSMGIKRKYTR
- a CDS encoding carboxymuconolactone decarboxylase family protein; protein product: MSRLPQIAPDQANPQQAELFESVKSKLGRVPNLLRVLGNSTAALRGYLDFSGALSAGGGLDPKQREIVALTVAQANDCEYCLAAHSTIGKMVGLSPEAIEAARRADGYDELSRAVARFADAVVKSRGRVDDEQLDAFRAAGFNDDAVTEVVAHVALNVFTNYLNNLAETDVDFPAAAPLATEESEAAACSTACGCTV
- a CDS encoding nuclear transport factor 2 family protein; its protein translation is MSTSTSIRPPFTRETATAKVRAAEDAWNSRDPNRVSLAYSEDSTWRNRNQFLQGRDKIREFLSSKWDIERDYRLMKDLWAFEGNRIAVRFQYEYRDADGHWWRAYGNELWEFDPEGLMRRREASINDLSITESERKFHWPLGEPRPAEPAVVLCVK
- a CDS encoding zf-TFIIB domain-containing protein produces the protein MKCPRDESQLARAKIDGIRLHKCLECSGIWLEFHKLEAICGLKLSNIESHIQEIDDASLNNDVTSGGYMRCPRCPKGRLQKVSYTFMHPIRIDRCNQCLGCWVDKGELDAIVQEKTTLDEQFSESHFQIP